From Pantoea sp. Ep11b, the proteins below share one genomic window:
- the gpt gene encoding xanthine phosphoribosyltransferase: MSEKYVVTWDMLQIHARKLAQRLLPVEQWKGIIAVSRGGLVPASLLARELGIRYVDTVCISSYDHDHQREMKVLKRAEGDGEGFIVIDDLVDTGGTAQAIREMYPKARFCTIFAKPAGRALVDDYIVDIPQDTWIEQPWDMGVVYIPPIVKN, translated from the coding sequence ATGAGCGAAAAATACGTCGTTACCTGGGACATGCTTCAGATCCATGCCCGCAAACTGGCCCAGCGCCTGCTGCCTGTTGAACAGTGGAAAGGCATCATCGCGGTGAGCCGCGGCGGTCTGGTACCGGCTTCGCTGCTGGCCCGTGAACTGGGTATCCGTTACGTTGATACCGTCTGCATCTCCAGCTACGACCACGATCATCAGCGCGAAATGAAAGTGCTGAAGCGCGCAGAAGGCGACGGCGAAGGGTTTATCGTGATCGATGACCTGGTGGACACCGGCGGTACCGCCCAGGCGATCCGCGAGATGTACCCGAAAGCCCGTTTCTGCACCATTTTCGCTAAACCGGCCGGTCGCGCACTGGTTGATGATTACATCGTGGATATTCCGCAGGATACCTGGATCGAGCAGCCGTGGGATATGGGCGTGGTCTACATTCCGCCGATTGTAAAAAACTGA